The genomic interval ATGATGCTGCACACTTCTGAATCGTTATGTTCTAAAGGATAGAATCATGTTCCAAACTGTGGCAGATGTCTGTACCGTGGGTCTATTgtgcttccttctctctctgacgCTCGCTGGACGGGATTTTCATGTTTACTCATGAGTCCTTTCTAGGTGTATCCATTTAGGAAGTAACTTTAACTCCCTGTCATGGCAATTTGCACAACGTCTAACTTTTCCCCACGTGTCCTTATACCAGTGCCGTGTAGTTAGTCCCAGTTTTCTGATCACTGACTCTTGGACTGGTCCCGAGGAATGCACCCCCTAATTGATTATAGGATCCGGTATTTGGACAAGCTGCCCGCTCTGTGCGTTCTTCTCTACAGTCCTCCAGTGCTTCATTCAGGTTCCTGCACGACGGCTCATTATGATGCCAAAGTTCCCACACacgtcaggcttcattcagtgactGAACCTGAAGGTTCTACAGTACCGACATTCAACGCTCTGAGTGAGCTGAGCTGTAAACATggaacggcaaataatcaaaccagtgcatgaagctgttgtcgCCTATGTAGTCTGTTTTATTCAGTCAATAGTCAGGCGTGCGCCCACACTCCTGTAGAAGCCaagtacaaaaacacaactcttccacgggagaaggaggagctccAGTGTCACGTGGTGTGAACAGAGCAGCACGATAGTGCAGATTACTTTTAGTGGTCGACAGAAATACCAACAACAATAAAATCTGGTCAATAAGACTAAACGCTTCCATCTATCTGCTCTGGTGTCGTTCATGCTATCCAGGACTAACTTCTTTGACTGTTTTTAGATGATCACATTAGTGACCACTCGTTGTCCAAATCAGGTTGTGAAGTTGCGTCTTCATAGTATTTCCTCATCGTTGCTGAATTggctctgtttgattgttgagtACTGAGTCAGACCTCATGTTTCAGCCATTCTTTACAGTCTGGACTCGTATTTCAGTGCATTATTAATCTGCAGCCTCCAGGTCAGACCTGTGTCGACTGTTACAGCCTAGTTTGTACTTTCTACTGCAAGTCTGATGCCTGGTAGAACTGATCTAGTTAGTGGATATCCTCTGATGGTGATTAAGTTAGTGGCCTGTTAACCTGCAGAGATGAACTCTGTACAGGCAGATGAGAGATGCATCCGgacgcacagcagcagcataaaAACAAGTGAGCACTTCTCTCAAGTGTATCGTCCTGCTTCTCCTAACGGCGTGTTTGTTTCCCGCCTGCAGACTCAGGAGAATAAGACCTTCCTGTCCATGATAAACAACGTACTGATGACGGACGGCTTCTACTTCTGCACTGACTACGACctgacacacactctgcagcgGCTGGCCAACACCAGCCCTGACTTCCACGAGATGAGTCTGCTGGAGAGGGTGAGACATTTGGCTCTGCAGAGGGACGTTAAGGGTTAATCAGGGAATGTGTGATACTCTTCTTGTGCGCCCATCCTACACGCAGAGGACTAAATGTGGATTCAGCTGTCATGAGTTACTAAACTATCCGGTACCAGTCAACTCGTCCCAGACCCCGTTGATAGGGTCTGGCTGACGGAGCATCCCTCTGCTGCTCGGTTAAATGGCCCTTAGGAGGTAGATCAGAAGCTGGTGCGGATCATGCGCCTGATGACTGATGGGATTGTTGTGCTTCTCAGGCGGATCAGAGGTTTGTGTGGAACGGGAACCTTCTGAGAGAGCTGTCTGCACAGCCAGAGGTAACACCAGTGACTTGGCCTGTTTGTTCTTCACTCCATGCTTTTCTCCTCGTGTCATCACAATGATGCTACTGCTTCCCCACAGCTCCATAGGTTTGCTCTTCCAGTTGTCCACGGCTGTATCCTTTCTGCTGAATCTCATATGTGATGCTCTGTGATGTCGTCTCGTGTGATCTGCGGCTCCCGGTAGATAGAACGCGTTTCCTTGACCCGCCTGCAGTCATCGTCATGAAGCCATGTCGTATAAACGGAAAGATCTTTGAGTGGATCCTCATATCCAGGAGGAGCTGCTTCCGGGCCGGCGTCAGATACTACGTGAGAGGTAGACCTCCCTCTTTGTGCAATATGAAGGTTGTCCGCCTCACTGCTGACGTGTGCTGCTGCCTCCAGGCATCGACTCTGAAGGCCATGCTGCCAACTTTGTGGAGACGGAGCAGATCGTTCTGTATGAGGGAGCCAGGGCGTCATTCATACAGGTACTCGCCGCCTGGCTTGTTTCTACCCCTCTCTCTGTATTCACATTGAGACGTGCTGATTTCCCTTCTCTCTCGCCCCAGACACGAGGCTCCATCCCCTTTTACTGGAGTCAGAGGCCCAACCTGAAGTACAAACCCAAACCTGTCATTACCAAAACCACTAATCACGTAAGCGTTGTTGCTTTCTGCGGCTCGTCAGTGGGAGGAGACCATGCTAACCTTTTGAAAACGTTGTGTAGATGGATGGTTTCCAGAGGCACTTTGACTCTCAGCTTCTGGTCTACGGCAAGCAAACCATTCTGAATCTGGTGAGGACCCTTAATCATTCTTTCCCTGTAAATGAATGTCAGAGGCCAGTTGGTGTGATGGGGTTTTGTTCCAGGTGAACCAGAAGGGCTCAGAGAAGCCACTAGAGCAGGCCTTTGCCAAGATGGTGTCTGACATGGACCACGCTATGCTCAAGTAAGTGCCTCCCTGACTCGCTCGCAGAGGACATTGTCCCTTACGACTTCATTCAGGCTACTCAGAGACACCCGGTTGTCTGTGTACACCGGCAGCATGTCTTTAATAGCCTGGCCTCCTGGTTCACACTCACTCAGTGAGCTTCATGGATTGTAATGTAATGGTGCTGTTTCCTGGCCATGCGGAGTGACCAGAGGGATGTGGTCTGGGCGGTTTGAACATAGAACTTAATGGGGGAGGATGTTTTGATGCTCTGCATTGTCTCCTTGAACCTTCTTTTGTGGTCTTCGGTTCTTGTGCTGCTGCTCGGtggacctgctgctggaggaagcCGGTTCATCTGGTGTTACTCCTGCATAGAGACCTTGAGTTCACACTAAAACGATATCTACTCCCGAAGGCTTTTGACACTGTCCTTTCCTCAGCTACGTTGCCTTTGACTTCCACAAAGAGTGCAGCCACATGAGGTGGGACCGCCTGCAGATCCTAGTGGATAACGTCGCTGAGACACAAGAGCAATACAGGTAGCTTCACCGGCGTCCGCTTTGGGCTGATAGCTGCTGTTGGTTACCGTGTGGGACGTTTCCGATGTTTCTGTGTGCAGTTACTTCATGGTGAGCCCAGAGGGGAAACCGTTGGCCCAACAGAGTGGACTGTTCCGCAGTAACTGCATGGACTGCCTGGACAGGACCAACGTCATCCAGAGCCTGCTGGCCCGGCGCTCCCTTCAGTCCCAGCTGCAGGTGGCTTCACGCTACTCCTCTATGAAAGGCTGTATAAGGAACACGGCCGTCTCGTACTACTCGTATGTCAGTAAAACTAGACTAAGTAGTACGATCCATATTCCCAATATGGTTTACAGAGACACGACGTCCATTAAGCCATTAGCAGCATCTTCTTGTTTGAGCGTTGGGAGGAGCTTAACACTGCTGCACACGTTAACGAGAGAATGGAGACAGGTGGAGACAGGTGGAGACAGGTGGGGAGCTTTACAAGCTCGGTGTAACTACTGTAAATAGGAAGcattgtgtgtgtcagaaactGCGTACCGATGAGTCCAAAATACTACACGCCTGAAGTACCACTGAAGCGCCGCTCCAttattgagctgcagacacaatcatttcattttcttaacGCGGATGACAGGAGATCTTTTTGTTTGGTGTTTATTTCACACAGTAAAAGCGTTGACCAATCAATCCAACATATGTATGTTCTCAGCTCCTGCACAACATGGACAAATCCAAAACCAAATAATCACTGTTTCCAAACTCCAATTAACCAATTTAAATGCCTTACGCAGAATGGATGCAGCCCAAGAGCCACTAGCCAAGTTTTTTGTGCTCACTACTACCTTACTGTTGAACAATCGCTGCATAGAGCTGTCACAAtataacatttttgttgtgcgttTATTGCACCAACATCATTTGCGATAAACAATgatattgcaattttcagacggCTTTAT from Gasterosteus aculeatus chromosome 10, fGasAcu3.hap1.1, whole genome shotgun sequence carries:
- the sacm1la gene encoding phosphatidylinositol-3-phosphatase SAC1-A yields the protein MATAYERYNLHTSPEKFFIEACDDGADAVLTIDRLSNEMTLTGRKGLPPSTVTRPICGIMGTVRLVAGMYLIVITRKRNVGSFLGHAVWKAVDFDVISYKKTLLHLSEVQTQENKTFLSMINNVLMTDGFYFCTDYDLTHTLQRLANTSPDFHEMSLLERADQRFVWNGNLLRELSAQPELHRFALPVVHGFIVMKPCRINGKIFEWILISRRSCFRAGVRYYVRGIDSEGHAANFVETEQIVLYEGARASFIQTRGSIPFYWSQRPNLKYKPKPVITKTTNHMDGFQRHFDSQLLVYGKQTILNLVNQKGSEKPLEQAFAKMVSDMDHAMLNYVAFDFHKECSHMRWDRLQILVDNVAETQEQYSYFMVSPEGKPLAQQSGLFRSNCMDCLDRTNVIQSLLARRSLQSQLQRMGVLNVGQRIEEQAEFEKIYRNAWADNANACAVQYAGTGALKTDFTRTGKRTRWGLLMDGWNSVIRYYKNNFSDGFRQDSIDLFLGNFAVDGSDAPTPLRVQKDWKFFTLPIIMLVAFSMCIICLLMAGDTWTETLAYVLFWGAASAITATIILFNGQDFVDAPKLVHKEKMD